A stretch of the Solanum dulcamara chromosome 6, daSolDulc1.2, whole genome shotgun sequence genome encodes the following:
- the LOC129892371 gene encoding uncharacterized protein LOC129892371 codes for NNNNNNSNNGSNNNNSNNNNNNNNSNNNNNSNSSSSSSSNNNNNNNNSNSNNNNNNNSNNINSNSNNSNNNNNNSNNNNSSNNNNNSNNNNSNNNNSNSNNNNSNNNNSNNNNSNNNNNNNNSNNNTNNSSSSNNNSDNSYSNNSNNNNNSSNNNNNNNNNNNNNNNNNNSNNNNNNNNNNNNNNNNNNNNNNNNKNNSNNNNNNNNNNNNNDDNNDNDDDNNDENNNKNNDNNNNDNDDDDNNNNNDNDDDDDNNNNNNNNNNNNNNKNNNNNKNNKNNKNNNNNNNNNNNNNNNNNNNNNNNNNNNNNNNNNNNNNKKKKKKKKKKKKKNNNNNNNNNNNNKKKKKKKKKKNNKKNNNNNNNKNNNKNNNNNN; via the coding sequence aataataataataataatagtaataatggtagtaataataataatagtaataataataataataataataatagtaataataataataatagtaatagtagtagtagtagtagtagtaacaataataataataataataatagtaatagtaataataataataataataatagtaataatattaatagtaatagtaataatagtaataataataataataatagtaataataataatagtagtaataataataataatagtaataataataatagtaataataataatagtaatagtaataataataatagtaataataataatagtaataataataatagtaataataataataataataataatagtaataataatactaataatagtagtagtagtaataataatagtgataatagttatagtaataatagtaataataataataatagtagtaataataataataataataataataataataataataacaacaacaacaataatagtaataataataacaataacaataacaataacaataacaataataataataataataataataacaacaataataagaataacagtaacaacaacaacaacaacaacaataacaataacaataatgatgataataatgataatgatgatgataataatgatgagaataataataaaaataatgataataataataatgataatgatgatgatgataataataataataatgataatgatgatgatgatgataataataataataataataataataataataataataataataagaataataataataataagaataataagaataataagaataataataataataataataataataataataataataataataataataataataataataataataataataataataataataataataataataataataataataagaagaagaagaagaagaagaagaagaagaagaagaagaataataataataataataataataataataataataagaagaagaagaagaagaagaagaagaagaataataagaagaataataataataataataataagaataataataagaataataataataataat